The following proteins come from a genomic window of Mustelus asterias chromosome 1, sMusAst1.hap1.1, whole genome shotgun sequence:
- the bbs12 gene encoding chaperonin-containing T-complex member BBS12: protein MEQAAGYSQSVGIWGLFLNQKSHLGLEQIAAVAASGKSLLGSKKCYKFIVDDTTDETVVICSAFRLLENLQLDCPVGQLLNEAVQAHYKQYKSGTSTLLFLAGAWSKAVLNCIKQEIPIPTIVSVMYEGLEHCFEVLISHQISIDDILKSSPCKQNPETFKLENLPCSLTSSPAHLTNEMKSLEKEHIHFQSNISIKRNCRTKYNVNNENGSLLRSFSSNIMTPASFDQDQLNSAYNRVKTKVNMSRHFRNPNRNRQEKAFPNLLNDFEEDSFATPADSASFTALALSLSNGNQRMMKLVVEAYKIQTQSIFAENSNSKTLPEFDIDNLVTYFLPGIPEHDSCVSPGFITLVSGEQSVIVKHLATLPLHTVFINGDLTDKYIHPGFNRISNIKMVTQTVEGISKSLKEEWLRTTMDILHKIHINLVLIKGIASPHLLDMCMQENILVIQEVKDPVFQRLAEVMGGIIVTYITQVNENYVGTGGHLCFWKMGNGDVLNLGEKVAVQINTCKIAVVTVVLCSPLHCKLQTLADQFWTCAYRLKHALSERRIFPGAGATELVCLRHLKQLILEKPYKPGTDTASCIGAHCSSWFADTAALYKSQVLQALADGFAEYLVTAMVNTGTHETPLDALSEVQKCLHKSVGLFPIISEFSEQHVNVGAPCRASFQSVNEDCFEVYDNVTVKLEAWRRALNLVLLVLRADAEIITGVRAKTTVQGTLL from the exons ATGGAGCAGGCGGCCGGCTATTCGCAG TCTGTTGGAATATGGGGCCTATTCCTAAACCAGAAATCTCACCTAGGCCTGGAACAGATTGCTGCAGTGGCTGCGTCAGGAAAATCATTGCTTGGCTCCAAGAAGTGCTACAAGTTCATTGTAGATGACACTACTGACGAAACAGTTGTGATTTGCTCTGCATTCAGACTTTTAGAGAATCTACAGTTGGATTGTCCAGTCGGACAGTTATTGAATGAAGCAGTGCAGGCACACTACAAACAATATAAATCCGGAACGTCCACCCTTCTTTTTCTTGCTGGAGCGTGGAGTAAAGCTGTTTTAAATTGTATCAAGCAGGAGATTCCCATCCCTACCATAGTATCTGTGATGTATGAAGGATTAGAACATTGCTTTGAGGTACTAATATCACATCAGATATCCATTGATGACATTTTGAAAAGCTCACCATGTAAACAAAATCCAGAAACGTTTAAACTTGAGAATTTACCATGTTCTTTAACTAGCTCTCCTGCCCATCTCACTAATGAAATGAAATCACTTGAAAAGGAACACATTCACTTTCAGTCAAATATATCAATAAAACGGAATTGCAGAACCAAGTACAATGTTAACAATGAGAACGGCTCCTTATTACGGTCTTTTTCAAGTAATATAATGACTCCTGCCTCTTTTGACCAAGATCAACTGAACTCTGCATACAACCGTGTAAAAACAAAAGTAAATATGAGTCGGCACTTCAGGAATCCTAATAGAAACAGACAAGAAAAAGCTTTCCCAAATTTGTTAAATGACTTTGAAGAGGATTCCTTTGCCACTCCAGCtgattctgccagttttacagcCTTGGCTTTATCACTAAGCAATGGGAACCAGAGGATGATGAAGTTAGTTGTAGAAGCTTACAAAATTCAGACTCAAAGTATTTTTGCAGAAAATAGTAATAGCAAGACACTCCCAGAATTTGACATTGATAATTTGGTTACGTATTTCCTGCCAGGAATACCTGAGCATGATTCCTGTGTTAGTCCTGGTTTTATCACATTAGTCTCAGGGGAGCAGTCTGTAATTGTCAAGCATTTGGCAACTTTGCCTCTTCATACTGTATTTATAAACGGTGATTTAACTGATAAGTACATTCATCCAGGGTTCAACAGAATTTCAAATATTAAAATGGTCACTCAGACTGTTGAGGGTATTTCTAAAAGTTTAAAAGAAGAGTGGTTACGTACAACAATGGACATACTTCATAAAATTCACATCAATTTAGTTCTGATAAAGGGGATAGCATCTCCACATTTATTGGATATGTGCATGCAAGAAAATATTTTAGTAATTCAAGAAGTGAAAGACCCTGTGTTTCAAAGGCTTGCAGAAGTTATGGGAGGCATCATTGTAACTTACATTACACAAGTAAATGAGAATTATGTGGGAACTGGAGGACATCTATGTTTCTGGAAAATGGGAAATGGAGACGTTTTGAACTTAGGAGAAAAAGTTGCTGTGCAGATAAATACTTGTAAAATTGCTGTCGTCACAGTAGTCCTTTGTAGCCCCTTACATTGCAAGCTGCAGACGTTGGCAGATCAATTCTGGACTTGTGCATATCGTCTAAAACATGCACTTAGTGAGAGACGAATCTTTCCTGGTGCAGGAGCCACTGAACTTGTTTGCCTCCGCCATCTAAAACAGTTAATATTAGAAAAGCCTTACAAACCAGGAACTGATACAGCAAGTTGCATTGGTGCACATTGTTCTTCCTGGTTTGCAGACACTGCAGCATTGTACAAATCACAAGTCTTGCAAGCCTTGGCTGATGGCTTTGCTGAATATCTTGTGACTGCAATGGTTAATACTGGCACACATGAAACACCACTAGATGCTTTGTCAGAAGTGCAAAAGTGCCTTCACAAAAGTGTTGGTCTATTTCCTATCATTTCAGAGTTCTCAGAGCAACATGTAAATGTTGGTGCACCATGTAGGGCTTCCTTTCAAAGTGTGAATGAAGACTGCTTTGAAGTCTATGATAATGTAACAGTAAAGCTAGAAGCTTGGCGAAGGGCTTTGAATCTAGTGTTATTGGTATTGCGGGCAGATGCTGAAATTATCACTGGCGTCAGAGCTAAAACAACTGTACAAGGAACACTCCTATAG